From a single Nicotiana tabacum cultivar K326 chromosome 8, ASM71507v2, whole genome shotgun sequence genomic region:
- the LOC142163085 gene encoding uncharacterized protein LOC142163085, with amino-acid sequence MIMVDNEVEWLVVTTMIFKFNVIVLKVLREFLLVLITVICGTTLVCGVRACDSQRKAIPFHSLASSVTVFNGLNFSEWREQVQFHLGMMDLDLVLLNDKPAAITDSSSADEKSFYKAWERSNRLSIMFMRMNIANNIKSTIPQTESDREYLKFMEERFPSVDKSLAGTLMAELTTMEFDGLRSMQNHIIDMTSIAAKLQTLGMKVDDSFLVQFILNSLPPEYGPFQINYNIIKDKWNVSKLSSMLT; translated from the exons ATGATAATGGTTGATAATGAGGTGGAGTGGTTAGTTGTCACAACTATGATCTTTAAGTTTAAtgtaattgtattaaaagtgcttagggag ttcctacttGTTCTAATTACCGttatatgtggaactactctcgtGTGTggtgtgagggcatgtgattcacaaAGAAAAG CTATTCCTTTTCATTCGCTTGCTTCGTCTGTTACTGTGTTCAATGGATTGAACTTCTCTGAATGGCGTGAACAAGTCCAGTTCCACTTAGGTATGATGGATCTTGACTTGGTTCTATTGAATGATAAGCCCGCTGCCATTACTGATTCAAGCAGTGCGGATGAGAAGTCTTTCTATAAAGCATGGGAACGCTCTAACAGGCTAAGCATTATGTTTATGCGAATGAATATTGCCAACAACATTAAGAGTACTATTCCACAAACAGAAAGTGACAGGGAATACCTGAAGTTTATGGAAGAACGTTTTCCTTCTGTAGATAAGTCTCTCGCCGGTACACTAATGGCTGAGCTCACGACCATGGAGTTTGATGGGTTACGTAGTATGCAAAATCATATCATCGATATGACTAGCATTGCAGCAAAACTTCAGACCTTGGGGATGAAAGTGGATGACTCCTTCTTGGTTCAGTTTATTCTGAACTCGTTACCTCCTGAGTATGGACCTTTTCAAATTAACTATAACATTATTAAGGATAAGTGGAATGTTAGTAAATTGTCCAGTATGCTTACTTAG
- the LOC142163084 gene encoding secreted RxLR effector protein 161-like: MLGRYQSNPGIDHWKAAKKVLRYLKGTKDCMLMYKRSKHLEIVGYSDSDFTGRIDTRKSTFGYLFQLAEGAISWKSAKQSVIATSTMEAEFVACFEAIIHALWLRNFISGLGVVDTITKPLKIYCDNSASVFFSKNDKYSKGVKHMELKYFTVKEEVQKHRVSLEHIRTDIIIAYPLTKGL, translated from the coding sequence ATGCTAGGAAGATATCAGAGTAACCCAGGAATTGATCACTGGAAAGCAGCAAAGAAAGTTTTGAGGTACCTAAAAGGAACGAAGGATTGCATGCTCATGTATAAGAGATCCAAGCATTTGGAAATTGTTGGATACTCGGATTCAGATTTCACTGGACGTATTGACACTAGAAAATCCACGTTTGGTTATTTGTTTCAATTAGCTGAAGGAGCAATATCGTGGAAGAGTGCCAAACAGTCTGTCATTGCTACATCCACGATGGAAGCAGAATTTGTGGCATGTTTTGAAGCCATAATCCATGCATTATGGCTGCGAAACTTTATTTCAGGACTTGGGGTTGTCGACACCATTACCAAGCCACTGAAAATTTACTGTGATAATTCTGCATCAGTATTCTTCTCTAAGAACGATAAGTACTCCAAAGGTGTCAAACATATGGAATTAAAGTACTTTACCGTCAAGGAGGAAGTTCAGAAACATAGAGTGTCACTTGAGCATATTAGAACTGATATCATAATTGCATATCCGCTAACGAAAGGTTTATAG